The following coding sequences are from one Hymenobacter sp. DG25A window:
- the glpD gene encoding glycerol-3-phosphate dehydrogenase codes for MPLQQPFPQQPPVYDVILIGAGINGAGIAHDAAQRGLQVLLVDKGDIASGTTSWSTRLIHGGLRYLEHAELGLVRESLRERETLLRIAPHLVHPLPLLVPLYQGARRGPFTMRVGMVAYDMLSWDKSLPRHQMLFRAGTLARAEGLRTEGLQGGALYYDAQVTFPERLTVENVLAARALGAQVLTYTRADRLLTEQGQVRGITCTNLLTGEQHTAHAPLVVNVAGPWVDAVLAGKSPAISPLVAGTKGTHLVVAPFTGAPAVGLYAEAHTDGRPFFILPWNNLYLIGTTDTRYTGSLDQIEATADEIAYLLAETNRLFPRARLAPEQVLYTYAGVRPLPFVPAGREAGITRRHFVHQDSAGIKGLFSVVGGKLTTYRSLAEEVVNLLCKRLVKPCGACATAHTPLPGALPAEETAGFQQQLLKEFPAVPKATLERLVRIYGRRTAQLLHLATATPDLLQPLTPDSPTLAAEIVFAVQQEQAQTLTDCLLRRTMLGLNAAAGLDVAEAAAEVACRHLNWTEMQAAAEVAAYRKYVQRFHPRSLVASPA; via the coding sequence ATGCCGCTTCAGCAGCCTTTTCCTCAGCAACCACCGGTCTATGATGTCATTCTCATCGGGGCAGGCATCAACGGCGCTGGCATTGCGCACGATGCTGCCCAACGCGGCCTGCAGGTGCTGCTGGTGGACAAAGGAGATATAGCCAGCGGCACCACCAGCTGGTCTACCCGCCTGATACACGGCGGATTGCGCTACCTGGAGCACGCGGAGCTGGGATTGGTGCGGGAGTCGCTGCGGGAGCGGGAAACGCTGCTGCGCATAGCGCCCCATCTGGTGCACCCCTTGCCCTTGCTTGTACCCTTATACCAGGGCGCCCGGCGCGGGCCGTTTACTATGCGGGTAGGCATGGTGGCCTACGATATGCTTTCCTGGGATAAGTCGCTGCCCCGGCACCAGATGCTTTTCCGCGCCGGCACCTTAGCCCGTGCGGAAGGTTTGCGTACCGAGGGCTTACAAGGCGGCGCGTTGTACTATGATGCCCAGGTAACGTTTCCCGAGCGCCTCACGGTAGAAAATGTGCTGGCGGCCCGGGCGCTGGGTGCCCAGGTGCTCACCTACACCCGCGCCGACCGCCTGCTGACCGAGCAGGGCCAGGTGCGCGGTATCACCTGCACCAACCTGCTGACCGGCGAGCAGCATACTGCCCACGCCCCGCTGGTGGTGAATGTGGCCGGCCCCTGGGTAGATGCTGTGCTGGCCGGTAAGTCCCCGGCCATTTCCCCGCTGGTGGCCGGCACCAAAGGCACGCACCTGGTAGTGGCGCCTTTTACAGGGGCACCGGCAGTAGGCCTATATGCCGAAGCCCATACGGATGGTCGCCCATTCTTCATTCTGCCCTGGAACAACCTCTACCTCATTGGCACCACCGACACGCGCTACACCGGCAGCCTGGACCAGATAGAAGCCACCGCGGATGAAATAGCCTATTTACTGGCCGAAACCAATCGGCTGTTTCCCCGGGCACGGCTTGCCCCGGAGCAGGTGTTGTATACCTATGCCGGGGTGCGGCCGCTGCCCTTTGTGCCGGCCGGCCGCGAGGCCGGTATTACCCGACGGCATTTCGTGCACCAGGACTCCGCGGGTATCAAAGGGCTGTTCTCAGTGGTAGGGGGCAAGCTCACCACCTATCGGAGTCTGGCCGAGGAAGTGGTGAATCTGTTATGCAAGCGCCTCGTGAAGCCCTGCGGTGCCTGTGCTACGGCACATACGCCGTTGCCCGGCGCATTGCCCGCGGAGGAAACAGCCGGCTTTCAGCAGCAGTTGCTCAAGGAGTTTCCGGCTGTGCCCAAGGCCACCCTGGAGCGTCTGGTGCGCATTTACGGGCGGCGCACCGCCCAGTTGCTACACCTAGCCACTGCCACGCCTGACCTGCTCCAACCTCTCACGCCGGACTCGCCTACATTGGCAGCCGAAATCGTGTTTGCCGTGCAGCAGGAGCAGGCCCAAACCCTAACCGACTGCCTGCTGCGCCGCACCATGCTGGGGCTGAATGCCGCCGCCGGGTTAGACGTGGCAGAGGCCGCCGCCGAAGTAGCCTGCCGACACCTTAACTGGACCGAAATGCAGGCGGCGGCGGAAGTAGCAGCTTACCGGAAGTATGTGCAGCGGTTTCACCCGCGTAGCCTGGTGGCCTCCCCGGCTTAA
- a CDS encoding carbonic anhydrase, whose protein sequence is MTTYEQLFENNRQWVAQKTAQDPDFFIKLSREQRPEYLFIGCSDSRVPANEIMGLDAGEVFVHRNIANVVPNTDLNVLSVINYAIEHLQVKRIIVCGHYQCGGVRAAMESKDLGILNPWLRNIRDVYRLHAQELNQIADDTARYKRLAELNVLEQCINVIKTAEVQQSYLEKGYPEVEGWIFDLHNGQLIDLKIDFKARLQQIQQIYNLTGQSHH, encoded by the coding sequence ATGACAACGTACGAACAACTCTTCGAGAACAACCGCCAGTGGGTGGCGCAGAAAACGGCCCAGGACCCGGACTTTTTCATCAAGCTTTCCCGCGAGCAGCGTCCCGAGTATTTATTCATTGGTTGCTCCGATTCGCGGGTGCCGGCCAATGAGATTATGGGTCTGGATGCGGGCGAGGTATTCGTGCACCGCAACATTGCCAACGTGGTGCCCAACACCGACCTGAACGTGCTGTCGGTTATCAACTACGCCATAGAGCACCTGCAGGTGAAGCGCATTATTGTGTGCGGGCACTACCAGTGCGGCGGCGTGCGGGCCGCCATGGAAAGCAAGGACCTGGGCATTCTGAACCCCTGGCTGCGCAACATCCGCGACGTGTACCGCCTGCACGCCCAGGAGCTGAATCAGATAGCGGATGATACGGCCCGCTACAAGCGCCTGGCCGAGCTAAACGTGCTGGAGCAGTGCATCAACGTCATTAAAACCGCTGAGGTGCAGCAGAGCTATCTGGAAAAAGGATACCCGGAGGTGGAAGGCTGGATTTTTGACCTGCACAACGGGCAGCTGATTGATTTGAAAATCGATTTTAAAGCCCGCCTGCAGCAGATTCAGCAAATCTATAACCTGACGGGCCAGTCTCACCATTAA
- a CDS encoding tandem-95 repeat protein, whose amino-acid sequence MSIYLLTRHKTSFRSYGFLLFWLLSLTGITTSYAQTSVPEGYAPTIISDKDDYAPGETAHIMGSGWTADQMVHVEFKEEPDYPDYHVYDVAVKEDGTWQIDYAIEQRHLGVKFTVTAAGQGSGFKAMTVFTDANVSFSITGLPSGTSFNIPVYFSNATGSGATSTLTPVPSSASLAVKNNTKLYFTYPLTFLGSDNVTYKASSFNPASLGSGNAPNNITYEETIDVPSGLVNITCAYAPAPPTLTLITPTIKNVNDAGFTLNVTGTNFLPTAKVQFNGVDRPTTYVSATSLKATIPASDLTTAKSISVTVFTPAPGGGTSSIVSFKVNGKPTATDDVASVNEDATLNSASSSVLANDTDNDSSTPNAPYSGLTAILASGPAHGTLTLNSDGTYTYIPIANYNGSDSFTYQARDTDGAVSNLTTVSITVNSVNDAPTGANKTVTTLEDTDYTFTAADFGFSDTDGNSLAAVKVTTLPSAGILKLNGSPVTAGQVIPAASVASLTFSPTLNANGAGYTSFTFQVQDNGGSSNGGLDLDQSPNTLTLNVTPINDAPVAEAQSVTTDEDVAVAIALTGTAIEGDALTYSIVGNPAHGSVSGSGGTFTYTPHADYNGTDSFTFKAKDGALDSAPAAVSITVTAVNDAPVATAQSVSTDEDMSKSGTLTGTDIDSSVLTFALGAQATYGTVTVQSNGSYTYIPAANYNGPDSFTFTSNDGSLTSLAATVSITMNAVNDVPVATAQNVTTEEDAAVEIVLAGTDVDNDPLTYTPGSVNYGSLAQKAGTSNTYIFTPEANYNGPAAFSFTINDGTLISTPATVSITVDAVNDAPVVAQAISDISVLEDATNTELNLSNTFTDVDIATNSDALALTVSGNTNPALVTASYNTATKKLTLTYSANQSGTARIKVKATDNSSAVVEDEFVVNVAPVNDAPGFVKGADQIIDEDASTQSVSNWAANVSAGPSDEQEQQALAFNVSNDNNNLFSIQPSLAANGTLTYTPAANTYGSATVHVSLQDDGGTANGGVNESATQEFTITVNSVNDEPAGTDNTLTTLEDTNYTFAATDFGFSDTDGNSLSGVKITTLPAAGTLKLSGSPVTAAQLVPAASLANLSFSPALNANGTSYSSFTFQVQDNGGTSNGGLDLDPTPNTITLDVTPVNDAPVAEAQSVSTEEDVAKLITLTGTDIEGDALTYSIVGNPNNGSVSGSGHTFTYTPNADYYGSDSFTFKVNDGALDSAPATVSITVTPVNDAPTLAAISAPEAINEDAPEQTMLLSGISSGAANEVQTLTVTATSDNTSLIDNIAVLYTSQEVTGSLKYTPKANQYGSALITVKVNDGDLEVSRTFTITVNAVNDAPSFTKGADQTVLEDAGAQSVAWATAISAGPANESTQQVTFVVSNTNTTLFTSTGQPAIDATGQLTYTPAANANGVATLQVTLTDDGGTTYGGVAQSAEQTFTINITPVNDAPVAMKDTGTVNEDSALYGGSVVANDTDVDDATLTAVLVTGPAHGSLTLNPDGSYTYTPATNYNGPDSFTYKAQDAAHAASNLATVALTVTAVNDAPVADATTISTNEDTEKTGTLTGSDIEGYSLMFALGTAPLHGTAWVLANGSFSYKPAADYNGPDSFTFTVNDGELTSAVATVSLTVNAVNDVPTLAAISAPAAINEDASEQTLSLSGISTGAANETQTLTVTAISGNTALLANPTVVYTSPEGTGTLKYTPTANQFGSATVTVKVSDGEAETTQSFTVTVNPINDAPSFTKGIDQVVNEDAAAQTISGWATALSAGPANEATQTLSFVVSNSNTGLFAAQPAVDATGKLTYTPAANANGVATVSVNIKDTGGVAAGGIAESEIQTFTITVNAVNDAPSFTKGADQIVLEDAGAQSITWATAISAGPANESTQQVTFVVSNTNTTLFTSTGQPAIDATGRLTYTLAPNANGAATISVKLQDNGGVANSGTDESVAQSFTITVNPVNDMPVITSITAPTAPMAINTAVNVSAVFTDVDAFAAGNYTATWNWDDGSTSTGTVSVVSGVLTVTGSYTYKTPGVYNLTLSLTDNGGSSATATAAAPLQATPLTYQYVVIYDPNGGFVTGGGWIWSPKGALRTNTAAEGKANFGFVAKYKKGSTTVVEGNTEFQFKAGDVNFNSTSYEAARLVISGSKASYKGVGTINGTGNYGFMTSAVDGQYNGDTKVDRFRIKIWDVATSAIVYDNLLDNQADNFDLVNAPTTVIQGGSIVIHNPDVKTSTKTSTLTTTDGPAPAAASKATFSNFPNPFSEKTTLTFALDKDDSYELTLYDAKGMLMKRIQTGTAEAGRVYSFELSGRELAEGIYFARLVTSSKVQTMRIAVRK is encoded by the coding sequence ATGAGTATTTATCTACTTACCAGACACAAAACCAGTTTTAGGAGCTACGGCTTCCTGTTGTTTTGGTTGCTTAGCCTTACCGGCATAACAACAAGCTACGCGCAGACATCGGTCCCGGAGGGTTATGCGCCTACCATTATCTCAGACAAGGATGACTACGCGCCGGGCGAAACGGCGCACATCATGGGTAGTGGCTGGACCGCCGACCAGATGGTGCACGTGGAGTTTAAGGAGGAGCCGGATTACCCGGATTACCACGTGTATGATGTGGCGGTGAAGGAAGATGGGACGTGGCAGATAGATTATGCTATTGAGCAACGGCACCTGGGGGTGAAGTTCACGGTGACGGCCGCGGGGCAAGGAAGCGGCTTTAAGGCGATGACTGTATTTACTGATGCAAATGTATCTTTCAGTATCACTGGCCTTCCTTCAGGAACTTCCTTTAATATACCAGTATATTTTTCCAATGCAACGGGGAGTGGAGCTACTAGTACCCTTACGCCAGTACCCTCTAGCGCATCTTTGGCTGTTAAAAACAACACTAAGCTCTATTTCACTTATCCCTTAACCTTTTTAGGCAGTGATAATGTGACATACAAGGCGTCCTCCTTTAACCCCGCCAGTTTAGGCTCTGGTAACGCCCCGAATAACATTACTTATGAAGAGACTATAGATGTACCCTCAGGATTAGTGAATATCACTTGTGCTTACGCCCCGGCTCCTCCTACACTAACTTTAATTACACCCACAATTAAAAATGTAAATGATGCGGGTTTCACTCTAAACGTAACTGGGACTAACTTTCTACCAACAGCGAAGGTGCAGTTTAATGGCGTTGATCGACCTACTACTTACGTAAGTGCTACTTCCCTTAAGGCTACTATTCCAGCTAGCGACTTAACTACAGCAAAGTCAATTTCCGTTACAGTTTTTACGCCAGCACCAGGAGGAGGAACATCGAGTATCGTCAGTTTTAAAGTGAATGGTAAACCTACAGCTACTGATGATGTAGCCTCTGTCAATGAAGATGCTACTCTCAATAGTGCCTCTAGCTCAGTGCTTGCAAATGATACGGATAATGATAGTTCAACTCCTAATGCTCCCTATTCTGGTCTCACCGCTATACTAGCTTCAGGCCCGGCGCACGGTACGCTCACACTGAATTCCGATGGCACTTATACCTACATTCCAATTGCCAATTACAACGGATCTGATTCTTTTACTTATCAAGCAAGGGACACCGACGGAGCAGTAAGTAATTTAACTACCGTTTCCATTACAGTGAATTCCGTTAACGATGCCCCAACTGGTGCAAACAAAACAGTTACCACGTTAGAGGATACGGATTATACTTTTACAGCTGCTGATTTCGGTTTCTCCGATACCGATGGCAACAGCCTGGCAGCCGTGAAAGTTACTACCCTGCCCTCGGCCGGGATACTAAAGCTCAACGGTTCGCCCGTAACAGCGGGACAAGTTATTCCGGCCGCTAGCGTGGCAAGTTTAACTTTCTCCCCTACTCTGAATGCTAATGGTGCTGGCTATACTAGCTTCACGTTCCAAGTGCAGGATAATGGCGGTTCCAGTAATGGTGGCCTCGACCTAGATCAGTCGCCTAATACCCTTACCCTCAATGTAACTCCAATAAACGATGCCCCCGTGGCTGAAGCACAAAGCGTAACCACGGATGAGGATGTAGCCGTTGCTATTGCGCTAACTGGAACGGCTATAGAAGGAGATGCCCTGACTTATAGCATAGTAGGAAACCCTGCTCATGGCTCAGTATCTGGATCAGGCGGTACGTTCACCTATACGCCCCATGCCGATTACAACGGCACCGATTCGTTTACTTTCAAGGCAAAAGATGGAGCGCTGGATTCCGCGCCGGCCGCCGTTTCTATCACGGTCACTGCTGTGAATGACGCCCCCGTAGCTACAGCGCAATCTGTTAGCACGGATGAGGACATGAGCAAATCGGGCACACTGACCGGCACTGACATTGACAGCTCTGTATTAACGTTTGCGCTAGGCGCCCAAGCCACTTACGGTACAGTTACGGTGCAATCAAACGGCAGCTACACCTACATACCAGCAGCCAATTACAACGGCCCCGACTCCTTTACCTTCACAAGCAACGATGGCAGCCTGACTTCCTTAGCCGCTACGGTTTCTATAACGATGAATGCGGTGAATGATGTACCGGTAGCTACCGCGCAAAATGTAACCACCGAAGAGGACGCGGCCGTGGAAATTGTACTCGCTGGCACCGATGTAGATAATGACCCACTTACTTATACGCCGGGCAGTGTTAATTACGGATCCCTGGCGCAGAAAGCAGGCACCAGCAATACCTACATTTTCACACCAGAAGCCAACTATAATGGCCCTGCTGCCTTCAGTTTCACGATCAACGATGGCACATTAATTTCTACTCCGGCCACCGTGTCAATTACGGTCGATGCCGTGAATGATGCGCCAGTAGTAGCTCAGGCAATTTCTGATATTTCAGTGCTGGAAGATGCCACTAACACGGAATTGAATCTGAGCAACACATTTACGGATGTAGACATTGCCACCAATTCAGACGCTTTAGCTTTAACAGTATCCGGTAATACCAATCCAGCTCTCGTTACGGCTAGCTATAACACTGCTACTAAGAAACTAACTCTGACATACAGTGCTAATCAGTCAGGCACTGCTAGGATCAAGGTAAAAGCTACCGATAACTCCTCCGCAGTCGTTGAAGACGAGTTTGTTGTAAACGTAGCGCCAGTTAACGACGCGCCAGGCTTTGTAAAAGGTGCTGATCAGATAATAGACGAAGATGCCAGCACGCAAAGTGTAAGTAACTGGGCTGCAAACGTCAGCGCAGGGCCTAGTGATGAACAAGAGCAGCAGGCTCTGGCTTTTAATGTATCGAATGACAATAACAACCTTTTTTCAATCCAGCCTAGCCTTGCTGCTAATGGGACGTTAACCTACACGCCGGCGGCCAATACCTATGGCTCAGCCACTGTGCATGTAAGCTTGCAGGATGATGGTGGTACCGCCAATGGTGGAGTTAATGAAAGTGCTACCCAAGAATTCACTATCACGGTGAATTCGGTCAACGATGAGCCAGCAGGCACAGATAATACGCTCACTACGCTGGAGGATACAAATTATACTTTTGCAGCGACAGATTTCGGTTTCTCGGATACCGATGGCAACAGCCTGTCCGGCGTGAAAATCACAACGCTGCCCGCCGCAGGGACGCTTAAGCTCAGTGGTTCCCCGGTAACAGCAGCGCAACTGGTTCCAGCCGCTAGTCTGGCAAATCTATCCTTCTCCCCTGCCCTGAACGCCAACGGGACCAGCTATAGCAGCTTCACTTTCCAGGTGCAGGATAATGGCGGCACCAGTAATGGAGGCCTCGACCTGGACCCAACCCCCAATACCATTACCCTGGACGTCACCCCGGTTAACGATGCCCCCGTGGCTGAGGCGCAAAGCGTCTCCACCGAGGAGGATGTAGCCAAATTGATTACTCTGACGGGAACGGATATAGAAGGGGATGCCCTGACTTATAGCATAGTAGGAAACCCTAATAATGGCTCCGTATCCGGGTCTGGCCATACTTTCACGTATACGCCTAACGCCGATTACTATGGCTCCGACTCGTTTACTTTTAAAGTGAATGATGGGGCGCTGGATTCCGCACCGGCTACTGTGTCTATCACGGTAACGCCCGTCAACGATGCGCCTACCTTGGCAGCTATTTCTGCACCAGAGGCTATTAATGAAGATGCCCCTGAGCAGACCATGTTGCTTAGTGGAATTAGTAGTGGAGCAGCCAACGAAGTACAGACACTTACGGTAACGGCAACTTCCGACAACACGTCCCTTATCGATAATATAGCAGTGCTTTATACCAGCCAGGAAGTTACTGGCAGCTTAAAGTATACCCCTAAGGCTAACCAGTATGGCTCTGCTTTGATTACTGTAAAAGTGAATGACGGAGACCTGGAGGTATCCAGAACCTTTACCATCACCGTCAATGCCGTCAACGACGCGCCTTCCTTCACGAAAGGCGCTGACCAGACAGTGCTGGAAGACGCCGGGGCGCAGAGTGTCGCCTGGGCGACGGCCATCAGTGCCGGGCCTGCCAACGAGAGTACTCAACAGGTGACCTTTGTGGTGAGCAATACCAACACAACCCTGTTCACCAGCACCGGCCAGCCCGCTATTGATGCCACTGGCCAGCTCACGTATACGCCCGCAGCTAATGCCAACGGTGTTGCCACTCTTCAGGTAACGCTGACTGATGATGGCGGCACTACTTATGGCGGGGTAGCACAAAGCGCGGAGCAAACTTTTACTATCAACATCACGCCGGTGAATGACGCTCCGGTGGCCATGAAAGACACGGGAACAGTAAACGAGGATTCCGCACTATATGGGGGCTCGGTAGTGGCCAATGATACTGATGTGGATGATGCTACCTTGACGGCCGTACTAGTGACAGGCCCGGCACATGGTTCGCTCACGCTCAACCCCGACGGCAGCTACACCTACACCCCGGCCACGAATTACAACGGCCCCGACTCCTTCACCTACAAAGCCCAGGATGCCGCCCACGCTGCAAGCAACCTGGCCACAGTAGCCCTGACTGTAACGGCCGTGAATGATGCGCCGGTGGCCGATGCTACCACCATCAGCACGAATGAGGACACAGAGAAAACCGGCACCCTGACGGGCTCAGATATTGAAGGCTACAGCCTGATGTTTGCCCTCGGTACGGCCCCGTTACACGGCACCGCCTGGGTGCTGGCGAACGGCAGCTTTAGCTATAAGCCAGCCGCTGACTACAACGGCCCGGACTCATTCACCTTCACGGTGAATGATGGGGAGTTAACATCGGCTGTTGCCACCGTTTCTCTGACTGTTAACGCAGTGAATGATGTGCCCACGCTGGCTGCTATATCTGCCCCAGCTGCTATCAATGAAGATGCCTCCGAGCAAACCCTCTCGCTGAGCGGCATCAGCACCGGAGCCGCCAACGAAACCCAAACGCTAACCGTGACGGCCATCTCTGGAAATACAGCGCTGCTGGCTAATCCTACCGTAGTTTATACCAGCCCTGAGGGCACTGGCACGCTTAAATACACCCCCACAGCCAACCAGTTTGGCTCAGCTACGGTAACGGTGAAAGTTAGTGATGGTGAAGCTGAAACGACTCAGAGCTTTACCGTTACGGTTAATCCGATTAACGATGCTCCTTCCTTCACGAAAGGCATTGACCAGGTGGTAAATGAAGATGCCGCAGCGCAAACTATCAGTGGCTGGGCTACGGCCCTCAGCGCCGGCCCCGCTAACGAGGCAACACAGACGCTGAGCTTTGTGGTGAGCAACTCCAATACCGGTTTGTTTGCTGCCCAGCCAGCGGTAGACGCCACCGGTAAGCTTACGTATACGCCGGCTGCCAATGCCAATGGGGTAGCCACCGTCAGTGTAAATATTAAAGACACTGGGGGCGTTGCTGCTGGTGGTATAGCGGAAAGCGAGATACAGACATTCACCATTACGGTTAATGCCGTCAACGATGCGCCTTCCTTCACCAAAGGCGCCGACCAGATTGTTCTGGAAGACGCCGGAGCACAGAGTATCACCTGGGCAACGGCCATCAGTGCCGGGCCTGCCAACGAGAGTACTCAACAGGTGACCTTTGTGGTGAGCAATACCAACACAACCCTGTTCACCAGCACTGGGCAGCCTGCTATTGATGCCACTGGCCGGCTCACCTACACCCTGGCTCCTAATGCCAACGGGGCAGCCACGATAAGCGTCAAACTGCAAGACAATGGCGGAGTAGCGAATAGTGGCACTGATGAAAGCGTGGCCCAGAGTTTTACCATCACGGTAAATCCTGTCAACGACATGCCGGTCATCACCAGTATCACTGCTCCCACTGCCCCTATGGCCATTAATACAGCAGTGAATGTGAGTGCCGTGTTTACCGATGTAGACGCCTTCGCAGCTGGTAATTATACCGCAACCTGGAATTGGGACGATGGCAGCACTTCTACCGGAACGGTTTCCGTCGTCAGTGGCGTGCTGACTGTCACGGGCTCCTATACCTACAAAACTCCCGGTGTATACAACCTCACGCTCAGCCTGACCGATAATGGAGGCAGTAGTGCAACTGCTACTGCGGCGGCGCCCTTACAAGCCACTCCGCTCACCTATCAGTATGTGGTTATTTATGACCCCAACGGAGGCTTTGTTACGGGTGGCGGTTGGATCTGGTCGCCAAAAGGAGCCCTCCGTACAAACACCGCGGCAGAAGGCAAAGCCAACTTCGGCTTTGTGGCCAAGTATAAAAAAGGCTCCACCACGGTAGTAGAGGGCAACACCGAATTCCAGTTTAAGGCCGGTGATGTAAACTTTAACAGTACCTCCTATGAAGCTGCCCGCCTGGTCATTTCCGGGAGCAAGGCCAGCTATAAAGGTGTAGGAACAATTAATGGCACCGGCAACTATGGCTTTATGACCTCGGCCGTAGATGGCCAATACAATGGGGATACCAAGGTCGACCGTTTCCGTATCAAAATATGGGATGTAGCCACCAGCGCCATTGTGTACGACAACCTGCTGGACAACCAGGCGGATAACTTCGATTTGGTCAATGCTCCAACTACTGTTATCCAGGGAGGCTCCATCGTCATCCACAATCCTGACGTGAAGACCAGCACCAAGACCAGCACGCTGACAACCACAGATGGCCCAGCCCCTGCCGCAGCATCGAAGGCGACTTTCTCCAACTTCCCCAATCCCTTCTCCGAGAAAACAACCCTCACCTTCGCGCTGGACAAGGATGACAGCTATGAGCTAACGCTGTACGATGCCAAAGGCATGCTCATGAAGCGAATTCAAACAGGCACTGCCGAAGCCGGCCGGGTTTATTCCTTTGAGCTGAGTGGCCGGGAACTGGCGGAGGGCATCTACTTCGCCCGCCTGGTAACGTCCTCCAAAGTGCAGACGATGCGAATAGCCGTCCGGAAATAG
- a CDS encoding energy transducer TonB, protein MARSLLLLFFFLCCLCQSSLAQRVRKTEYESGTIEKGNKVGVWEYYAYTRDGTQVLAQKYDHSKNKLLFYRPVEDRVYQVKEKNAWTNGRVDQPPLFLGGDALLGTYVSKLNYPTMAQDKNVQGKVIVTFVIDTLGQASDYHVLLGIGAGCDEEAMRVAKNIPQQWIPARRGSHAVPVVYEMPFNFRLKP, encoded by the coding sequence ATGGCCCGTTCTTTACTTCTTCTTTTTTTCTTTTTGTGTTGCCTTTGCCAAAGTAGTCTGGCCCAGCGCGTTCGTAAAACCGAATACGAAAGTGGCACGATAGAAAAAGGCAATAAAGTAGGCGTTTGGGAGTACTACGCCTACACCCGCGACGGGACGCAGGTGCTGGCCCAGAAGTACGACCACAGCAAAAACAAGCTGCTTTTCTACCGCCCGGTAGAAGACCGGGTGTATCAGGTTAAGGAAAAAAATGCTTGGACAAACGGCCGGGTTGATCAGCCGCCGCTGTTTTTGGGCGGCGATGCGCTGCTGGGTACCTACGTCAGCAAGCTGAACTACCCCACCATGGCCCAGGACAAGAATGTGCAGGGTAAAGTCATTGTTACGTTTGTGATTGATACCCTGGGGCAGGCCTCAGATTATCACGTGCTGCTGGGCATTGGCGCCGGCTGCGACGAGGAAGCCATGCGGGTAGCGAAAAACATACCGCAGCAGTGGATTCCGGCCCGCCGGGGCAGCCATGCCGTACCAGTGGTGTACGAAATGCCCTTCAACTTTCGCCTAAAGCCCTAA